One region of Kytococcus sedentarius DSM 20547 genomic DNA includes:
- the sufD gene encoding Fe-S cluster assembly protein SufD: MSLLSKTDENTQGAPAGRLAPAATHTDPAAQLGTPAKDESRAKRLRSEDPADFPVPTGREEEWRFTPLDRLGSLLTERATDTAGDHPATTWDITDTQYVVTPLAPGQAPRGTVLVPEDRAAVVASAGCEEALHVQIPADTELDEPLVVRVTGHGAGRRSNAHVVIEAGTHSRALVILQHTGSAEHGENVEILAGDGSQLTVVSLQEWQDDAVHTGQHEARIGRDATFRHIVVTLGGDLVRLNTNVSYDGPGGSANLFGVYFADAGQHQEHRVFVDHNAPKCHSDVLYKGALQGETARTVWVGDVLIRAEAEGTDTYEMNRNLVLTDGARADSVPNLEIETGEIEGAGHASATGRFDDEQLFYLMARGIPESEARRLVVRGFFADIVGRIGVPEVTDRIMRAIEVELGFEPADAEELQALEAGSEHEAIV, encoded by the coding sequence ATGTCGCTGCTCAGCAAGACCGACGAGAACACGCAGGGCGCTCCCGCCGGCCGCCTGGCCCCAGCCGCCACGCACACCGACCCGGCCGCGCAGCTGGGCACCCCGGCGAAGGACGAGTCCCGGGCCAAGCGCCTCCGGTCCGAGGACCCGGCGGACTTCCCCGTGCCCACCGGGCGCGAGGAGGAGTGGCGCTTCACGCCGCTGGACCGCCTCGGCTCCCTGTTGACCGAGCGCGCCACGGACACCGCCGGTGACCACCCGGCCACGACCTGGGACATCACGGACACCCAGTACGTGGTGACCCCGCTGGCTCCCGGCCAGGCGCCCCGCGGCACCGTGCTGGTGCCCGAGGACCGCGCGGCAGTGGTGGCCTCGGCCGGGTGCGAGGAGGCGCTCCACGTGCAGATCCCGGCGGACACCGAGCTCGACGAGCCGCTGGTGGTCCGCGTGACCGGCCACGGCGCTGGTCGCCGCTCGAACGCCCACGTGGTGATCGAGGCCGGGACCCACAGCCGCGCCCTGGTGATCCTGCAGCACACCGGGTCCGCCGAGCACGGCGAGAACGTCGAGATCCTGGCCGGCGACGGCTCGCAGCTCACCGTCGTCTCGCTGCAGGAGTGGCAGGACGATGCGGTGCACACCGGCCAGCACGAGGCCCGCATCGGCCGAGACGCGACCTTCCGCCACATCGTGGTCACCCTCGGTGGTGACCTGGTGCGCCTGAACACCAACGTCTCCTACGACGGCCCCGGCGGCTCGGCCAACCTCTTCGGCGTGTACTTCGCCGATGCGGGGCAGCACCAGGAGCACCGCGTGTTCGTCGACCACAACGCGCCGAAGTGCCACTCGGACGTCCTGTACAAGGGCGCTCTCCAGGGCGAGACGGCCCGGACCGTGTGGGTGGGTGACGTGCTCATCCGCGCCGAGGCCGAGGGCACCGACACCTACGAGATGAACCGCAACCTCGTCCTGACCGACGGGGCGCGGGCCGACTCGGTGCCGAACCTCGAGATCGAGACCGGCGAGATCGAGGGCGCGGGCCACGCCAGCGCCACCGGCCGCTTCGACGACGAGCAGCTGTTCTACCTGATGGCGCGGGGCATCCCCGAGTCCGAGGCCCGCCGCCTGGTCGTGCGCGGCTTCTTCGCCGACATCGTGGGCCGCATCGGCGTGCCCGAGGTCACCGACCGCATCATGCGGGCGATCGAGGTGGAGCTGGGCTTCGAGCCGGCCGACGCCGAGGAGCTCCAGGCGCTGGAGGCCGGGTCCGAGCACGAGGCGATCGTCTGA
- a CDS encoding non-heme iron oxygenase ferredoxin subunit → MASTPAGTPATGSIPQGQAEEFLVGTVDELPAVGGAVVELGGRRVAVVRDSSGRIHAIDDTCTHANVSLAEGEVTGDTIECWLHGSEFDLNDGYPLSLPATQPVAVHTVRLDGPSIYVTLAD, encoded by the coding sequence ATGGCGTCGACCCCCGCCGGGACGCCCGCCACCGGCTCCATCCCCCAGGGGCAGGCGGAGGAGTTCCTCGTCGGCACCGTCGACGAGCTCCCCGCCGTCGGGGGAGCGGTCGTCGAGCTCGGCGGCCGCCGGGTGGCCGTGGTGCGCGACTCCTCGGGCCGCATCCACGCCATCGACGACACCTGCACCCACGCCAACGTGTCGTTGGCCGAGGGGGAGGTGACCGGCGACACCATCGAGTGCTGGTTGCACGGCTCGGAGTTCGACCTGAACGACGGGTACCCGCTGAGCCTCCCGGCCACCCAGCCGGTCGCGGTGCACACGGTGCGCCTCGACGGCCCCTCGATCTACGTCACCCTCGCGGACTGA
- the sufC gene encoding Fe-S cluster assembly ATPase SufC has product MSTLEIKDLHVSVSTDDGEDKEILKGVTLTINSGETHAIMGPNGSGKSTLAYSIAGHPKYQVTSGTITLDGEDVLAMSVDERARAGLFLAMQYPVEVPGVTVSNFLRTAKTAVDGEAPKLRTWVKDVKNTMSDLRMKPEFAERDVNAGFSGGEKKRHEILQMELLQPKIAVLDETDSGLDVDALRIVSEGVNRSKEASDMGVLLITHYTRILNYIKPDFVHVFVDGAVAEEGGPELADRLEAEGYDRYTQAAV; this is encoded by the coding sequence ATGAGCACCCTGGAGATCAAGGACCTGCACGTCTCGGTCAGCACGGACGACGGCGAGGACAAAGAGATCCTCAAGGGCGTCACGCTGACGATCAACTCCGGTGAGACGCACGCCATCATGGGCCCCAACGGCTCCGGCAAGTCGACCCTGGCCTACTCGATCGCCGGCCACCCGAAGTACCAGGTGACCTCCGGCACCATCACCCTGGACGGCGAGGACGTGCTGGCCATGAGCGTGGACGAGCGCGCCCGGGCGGGCCTGTTCCTGGCCATGCAGTACCCGGTGGAGGTGCCGGGCGTGACGGTCAGCAACTTCCTGCGCACCGCGAAGACCGCCGTGGACGGCGAGGCCCCCAAGCTGCGCACCTGGGTCAAGGACGTCAAGAACACGATGTCCGACCTGCGCATGAAGCCGGAGTTCGCCGAGCGCGACGTCAACGCCGGGTTCTCCGGTGGTGAGAAGAAGCGCCACGAGATCCTGCAGATGGAGCTGCTGCAGCCGAAGATCGCCGTGCTGGACGAGACCGACTCCGGTCTGGACGTCGACGCGCTGCGCATCGTCTCCGAGGGCGTGAACCGCTCCAAGGAGGCCTCGGACATGGGCGTGCTGCTCATCACGCACTACACGCGCATCCTGAACTACATCAAGCCCGACTTCGTGCACGTCTTCGTGGACGGCGCCGTGGCCGAGGAGGGCGGCCCGGAGCTGGCCGACCGCCTCGAGGCCGAGGGCTACGACCGCTACACGCAGGCGGCGGTCTGA